The Streptomyces sp. V4I8 genome includes the window GTTGCTCAATGCCGACATGCTGACGTCCTTGTCTCGAGTACGGCTGCGGCCCTGTGCTCGTGCCTGTGGCTGGAGCGGCTCAGCGCCAGTTGGCTCAAAGGGGGGTGCGGTGCGGGACGTTAACCTTCGGCTAAGGCTTCGGCAAGGGGTTGGACGAAGCCTGTGCGAAGCGTTGCGCAACGTTCGGGATACCGGACGTGACGGCTGGTGCGGGACACCGCACCAGTGACCCGCGACGGTCGCTAGGAAGGCGGTGCGGTACGGCTCCTGGCGGGGGTGGTGGTTCGTTTCGGCTGCCTCTGTCCGACGGACCGCAAGGCCCCCTCGAGCGCGAACGTCGCCGCGCCCAGGCACACCGGGTCGGTGGGGATCGGGGAGAGGACGATCTCGGTGGCGGCCATCGGCCGCGGCAGCGCGTGCCGGGCGACGGCCTCGCGCACCTCCGTGACCAGGGGTTCGCCGAGGCCGGCCGCGACCCAGCTGCTGAGCACGACCACTTCGGGGTTGAACAGGTTGACCAGGTCGGCGATGCCGGCGCCCAGGTAACGGACGGTGTCGCGGACCACCTTGAGCGCCACCGGGTCGCGCTTTCGCAGCCCCCGGGCGAGCGCGTCGATCGTGGCCGTCTGGTCCTCCGGATGCAGCAGCGGGCTGTCGGCGCTCAGCTCCCGCAGGGTCAGCATGATCCCGGACGCGCCGACGTACGCCTCCACGCAGCCGTGTCTGCCGCACCGGCACAGCCGTCCGTCCAGGACGATCGTGGTGTGGCCCCACTCGCCGGCGCTGTTGCTGACGCCCCGGTGCAGCCCGCCGCCCAGGACCAGCCCGGCGCCCACGCCGGTGCCGAGGTTGACCACCACGGCGTCCCCGCTCCCGCGCGCGGCCCCGAACCACAGCTCGGCCACCGCGCTGGCCCGCAGCGGGTTGTCCAGGTACAGCGGGTAGGCGATGTGCTCGGTGAGCAGGTCGAGCAGCGGCACGTCGTGCCAGTCCCAGTTGGGCGCGTACTCGGAGAACCCGGTGGCGCGGTCCACCTGCCCCGGCACGCTCACGCCGACGCCGAGGACACGCGCGCCCTCGATGCCGGCCTGCGCGACCACCGAGCCGACGGCGGCGGCGACATGGCCCACCACCTGCTCGGGGAGGCTCTCCCCGGGGCGGACGTCCTCCTCGGCCCGGGCCAGCACGTTCAGCCCGAGGTCGAACAGCTCGACATGGACGTACGTCTCCGCGATGTCGACGCCGATCAGGGCGCCGCCGGACGCGTTGACGGCCACGAGCCCCCGGGGACGGCCGCCCGCCGAGTCCTCGAAGCCGACCTCCGTGATCATGCGGAGGTCGAGCAGCTCGCCCACGAGGGTGGCGACCGTGGCGAGACTGAGACCGGTGGCGGCCGCCAGCTCCTGCCGGGAGGTGGGTGACGCGGCGATGATCTGGCGCAGCACCTCGTAGCGGTTGGCGGTGCGGATGTCGCGTGATGTGCCGCGCTTCATCGAACTCCCCTCACTGGCGGGCGCCGGCTCGGTCGGGTCGGCCGGGGTTGTCCCCCCGGGAAACACGGCACCGGCATGCCGGGTCGTCGTCGGCACCGGCGCGGCGCAAGGCTATGGCGTGCGGAGACTTTCGACAAGGGGTTAGGAAAGGGGGTTTACGAAGTCCCTCAGGGCTTCACTCACCCATTATGTCCTGCACGAAGGCGTTGGCGAATTTCCGACCCGGGTCCAGCTCCCGCGCCAGCGTACGGAAGTCCGCCAGTCGCGGATACCGTCCGCGCACGACCTCGGCCGCGACCGCGAACACCTTCCCCCAGTGCGGCCGCGGCTCGAAGGCGTCCAGCGCCTCCTCCAGCCGCCGCACCACCGGCAGGACGGCAGCGGTGTCCGCGATCCACGTGAAGTGCAGCGCCACCGTGTCCCGCCCGTAGGAGGGGCTCAGCCACTGGTCGTCGGCGGCGACGGTCCGCACCTCGCAGGTCTGGAGCACGGAGGCGACCGTCTCCCGGATCCCGTCGATCGCGCGCAGCGCGTCGACGGCGTACCGGCGCGGCAACAGATACTCCGACTGCAGCTCCGCCCCGCTGCTCGGCGTGAACTCCGCCCGGAAGTGCGGCAGCCGCTCGTGCCACGGCCCCGGCACCCCGAACTGCTCCGTGCAGTTGACCGCGGGCATCCCCGGCACCGGGTGCAGCTTCTCGGTGGCGGGCGCGGCCCACGGGAAGTCGGGCAGCGGCTGGTCGGTGCGTCGCTTGAGCCACACCTGCCGGAAGCCCGGCGCACGCCAGTCGGTGAACAGGCTCACGCTGTACGCCGACGCCATCACCGTCTCGAACGCCGCGAAGTCCAGCCCGTCCAGCGGCAGCTC containing:
- a CDS encoding FAD-binding protein; amino-acid sequence: MTETITNWAGNITYTAKELHRPYSLDAIRALVAGSATVRVLGSGHSFNGIAEPGPEGLLLSIAGLPPVIDVDRTARTVRVSGGVRYAELARAVDAHGLALPNMASLPHISVAGSVATGTHGSGVGNGALASSVREVELVTGDGSVVTVGRGDERFGGAVTSLGALGVVTALTLDLEPSFAVEQHLFTELPLDGLDFAAFETVMASAYSVSLFTDWRAPGFRQVWLKRRTDQPLPDFPWAAPATEKLHPVPGMPAVNCTEQFGVPGPWHERLPHFRAEFTPSSGAELQSEYLLPRRYAVDALRAIDGIRETVASVLQTCEVRTVAADDQWLSPSYGRDTVALHFTWIADTAAVLPVVRRLEEALDAFEPRPHWGKVFAVAAEVVRGRYPRLADFRTLARELDPGRKFANAFVQDIMGE
- a CDS encoding ROK family transcriptional regulator; this translates as MKRGTSRDIRTANRYEVLRQIIAASPTSRQELAAATGLSLATVATLVGELLDLRMITEVGFEDSAGGRPRGLVAVNASGGALIGVDIAETYVHVELFDLGLNVLARAEEDVRPGESLPEQVVGHVAAAVGSVVAQAGIEGARVLGVGVSVPGQVDRATGFSEYAPNWDWHDVPLLDLLTEHIAYPLYLDNPLRASAVAELWFGAARGSGDAVVVNLGTGVGAGLVLGGGLHRGVSNSAGEWGHTTIVLDGRLCRCGRHGCVEAYVGASGIMLTLRELSADSPLLHPEDQTATIDALARGLRKRDPVALKVVRDTVRYLGAGIADLVNLFNPEVVVLSSWVAAGLGEPLVTEVREAVARHALPRPMAATEIVLSPIPTDPVCLGAATFALEGALRSVGQRQPKRTTTPARSRTAPPS